Part of the Halobacteriovoraceae bacterium genome is shown below.
CTTATTAACTGTTAAAATTATTTTTTCAAATTTGTTTTGAATATTTATAAATGTGTTATTATTATTTTTAATTTTTAAATTTTCATTAATTAAAGAAGAGAGAGAATTAATAATTTTTTCTTTAAATATTTTCGTTTCTAAACCTATTTTTGATAATTCATCACTATTAAAATTTGATTTCTCTTTTGAAATCAAAATTAAGGTAGCATTTTGAAAACTTTCAAATAAATCTATTGTTTTACTTATTGATTGATTCTGATCGTTTAAATTTTTAAGATCTTCACGGACAACGTTATTAAAAAAAAGAAAACTGAAAATGAGAATAAAAAATATCCCACTTAAGATATATCGAAGATTATAAATTCCCTTGAAAGCATTTTTTTTCATAATTGAATACTTATCGGTATTTAAGGGATATTCTTAAATAAAGAAGTTGAAATCTATATACTCTAAACTCTTGAAATTATTTAATTTTAAATCACTCGTCCAATCTGCTCAATAATTTCACGACGACTAAATGGTTTCAGAATTGTTCCTGAAAATATACTCATATCACTTATGGACTCGTCCATATAGCCAGTCATGAGGATAATAGGAATATTAATTCCATGCAATTTAAGTTGTTTTGCTAGTTCAAGTCCAGTCATTTGAGGCATTGTTAAATCTGTTAAAATAAGACTAATCTGATCAATATTTTGGTTTTTAATATAGTCTAGTGCTTTAAGTGGTTGATCAAATTTTTCAACTTTAAATCCATTTTTTTCTAGAACTTTAGCACATAAACTCAAAGATTCTTTTTCATCATCTATAAGGACAATTCTTTTGCTCTCGAAGTTTTTTTCGATATTATCAAATTGAGATTCGTCCTCTTTTAAGATCTCTTTATTTGTTAAGGGAAGTAAAATTGTAAAAGTCGTCCCTTTATTTATTTCAGAACTAACAGATATTCTTCCTCCTAAATTTTGAATTATTCCATGAACGACAGACATTCCCATTCCAGATCCCTGTCCACTTTGTTTAGTTGTAAAAAAAGGTTCAAAAATCCTATTTCTAATATCTTTAGTCATTCCATGTCCATTATCTGAAATAGTTAAGACAGCAAAGTCCCCATCCTTTAATTTTCTTTGATCAAGATTTAAAGTAATTGTTCCATTTTCATCCAAAGCATGTGAAGCATTTATACAGATATTTAAAATAATTTGATTAATTTGAATATTACTGGCCAGTACTTTTAAACTATTCTCAAATCCACTGAACTCAATATTGTGATATGAGGGAATTGTCGCTCGAACCATATGTAAAGATTCTTCAATTGTACGTTGTAAATCAATTACCTTTTCTTCAGCAACATCTTTTCTACTAAATATGAGAATTTTTTTAATAAGTTCTTTTCCTCTAAGGGAAAAACTTTCAATATTTCTGATGCTCTCTTTTTCTTCTTCTTGAAGATGTTCAGAATCTATTAAACTTAAAGCATTAAAAATACCTTGTAGAATATTGTTAAAATCATGGGCGATTCCACCTGCAAGAGTTCCAAGAGCCTCCATTTTTTGAGTCTGATTTAATTTCTCTTCAAGTTCTCGACTTTTTTGCTCCTGAATTTTTATATTTGTTTTATCAATTAATACTCCTGTCCAAAGGATGACTCCATCGACTTCTTTAAATACATTTATATTTAATTGCCCCCATAATGTTTTATTATTGATGACAATTTTTACTTCCTTTAAGATTTCTTTTTCAATTTCATCATGAAACACTGATTGACTGATTTCATATACATTTTCTAGTTGAAGAAGTGCTAGTAACTTTGCTGGATTATTTAAAAATAAGTCCTCATCGACTTGGTATATATTTTGGCCACCAGTGCTAATATGTGTGATTGTAATCTTGTTTTCTGAAACCTTAAATTGGAAAACGAGTCCTGGAATATTGTTAGAAATTGTGAGAATTTTTTTATCTGTTTCAATCAATGCTTTTTGATATTCGATTTTCTTTTGAAAATCTTCTTTAAGTCGTGTTCTCATTGAATTTAGAGAGTCCACAATATGATCTAATTCATCCGTTTCATTTTTATTACTCTTTCTTTTTAGCGATAATTCTTCCCCAAGAGAATCGAGGTTTATTGAAGAAGCAAAGTTTGAAATCGTCGAAAGGTGCCTACCAATAAGCTGATAGAAAATTAAAAGTATAAAGAATGAAACAAAAAAAGTTTTTGTCGTTTGTGAAAGGAGAATAATGATAGATTTTTCTCTTAATCTATCCATCATTGTATCCTTACTGGCCACAACTTTCAGCTGTCCAAGAGTAATTTCTTGCCCATCAATATTGTTTTTTATCTTATAAATCCTCTCTAGTTTGTTACTGATATTATCTGTATTTCCAGTTTTATAGACCTCACCGATATCAATTTTAAGTTCTAAATATTCTATATCTGGTATTTTTAAAAGTCCCTCTAGTTGGATTTTAATTTGCTCTTTATTTAAAACCCAAACACTTTGTGCCAAACTTGAAATATTTGAACTCTCAATCTCACTGAGTTTATGAAGAAGAAAATTATAATCATCCAGATAATCTTTAGATAGCTGGAAACTTGTTAAGATTAGCGTTACAAATGAAGATACAAGTAAAATCCTTACAAGTAATTTTTTCGCTAGAGGTCTTTGAATATTATCTTTGGTGATTTTTAATAAAGAATTCATAGCGTATCCAATTAGTTGATTTTAGTATTAATTATGCACTTTTTTGAGAGTACTGAAAAGCCTGGCCAAGTGTAGTTAATATTGCTACTTATTCGTAGGAAACAAGGAGTTGTTATGCTTGAACAAATCAATCAAGAAATTAAAAACGCGATGAAGGCCAAAGCAAGTGATAAACTTTCAGCGTTAAGATATCTCAAGAGTATGTTGATGGAGAATTCTACGAGTAAATCTCCAAGGCCAGAGATGGATGTTATTATCTCTCATGTAAAAAAACTTAAGGACTCTCTGGAAAATTATCCTAAAGAATCTGATCAGTACCAAAAACTTGTTCAAGAAATAATGTATGTGGAAGTCTATCTACCTCAACAACTAAGTGAGCAAGAAGTTGTTAAATTTATTACAGATATCATAACTAAGTTAGATAATCCAAATATGGGTGGAGTAATGAAGGAACTCTCTCCGCTAATTAAAGGTAAATTTGATGGTAAAAAGGCCACGGAACTTGTTTTAAAAGAACTGGCCTAATTCTAGGCCTAAGCACTTAAAGCTCTCAGTTCTTTTCTGAGAATTTTTCCAACATTTGATTTTGGGAGATCATTTTTAAATTCAATAAATTTGGGAATTTTGTAACCTGTTAGATTTTCTCTACAGAATTTCATGAGTTCACTTTCTGAGAGACTGGGATCTTTCTTTACTACAAATATCTTTACCACCTCACCACTTTTATCGTCAGGAACACCTACTGCCGCACATTCAAACACTTTTTCATGTTCAGTGATTACATCCTCAATTTCGTTTGGATAAACATTGAAGCCGGAAACCAATATCATATCTTTTTTACGATCAACGAGTTTCACATATCCTTCAGGAGTCATATATCCCATGTCTCCAGTTTTGAATTTTCCATCTTTAGTCATTACTTTTTCAGTTTCATCAGGCCTATTCCAATAACCTTTCATAACTTGGGGACCTGAAATTGTAATTTCACCTACCTCGCCTATGGGGAGCTCGTTTTCATCATCATCTAAAATAACAACATCTGTTGAACAAATTGGTAGGCCAATATATCCGTTATAATCTTTGAGATCCATCCTATTCATACAGGCAGCGGGAGAAGTCTCTGTTAGACCATAGGCCTCAACAAGAGTTGTACCTGTTATTTTCTTCCATTTTTCTGCCACTGATTGTTGTACGGCCATCCCTCCACCAAGAGCAAGTTTAAGTCTTGAAAAATTTAGAGATTTAAAATCTTCATTATTAACTAACCCATTAAAAAGAGTGTTGACTCCTGTTAAACAAGTGAATTCCCATTTTGATAATTCTTTTACAAATCCGCTAATATCTCTTGGATTTGTAATCAGTACATTTAGTGACCCTAGAGAAGAGAATATGAGACAATTCGCTGTAAGAGAAAAGATATGGTAGAGAGGTAATGGAGTGATAATTATTTCTTTACCTTCTTCAACCGCAGGTGAAATCCAAGTTTTGGCCTGGATAACATTTGCAACGATATTTGAATGAGTCAAGATCGCACCTTTACTTACACCAGTTGTTCCGCCAGTGTATTGTAAAAAAGCAATATCATTTGGTGTAATTTCTGGCCTAGAAACAGTTTCAGCATTGCCTATCTTTAGGGCCTTATTAAAATTAACAGCATTTGGTAATTTCCAAGAAGGAACCATTTTTTTTACATATTTTATAACTGAATTTACAATCACAGATTTTGGAAAATTAAGCATATCACCAATTGCAGTTATGATAACATTTTTCACACTTGTTTTATCGATTATTTCATCGAGAGTGTGGGCCGCATTTTCAAATATAATGATCGTTTCTGCACCGGAATCATTTAATTGATGTTCCAACTCTCTGGGAGTGTAAAGTGGATTAACATTTACAACAACCATACCTGCCTGCAATATTCCAAACAAAGCGATTGGATATTGCAGTATATTTGGCATCATAATCGCAACCCTATCTCCTTTTTGAAGACCTAATTCATTTTGCAAATATGAGCTAAACTTTAGAGTGTAATATTTCAATTCATTATAGGTGATGTGTTTTCCCATGCATGAGAAGGCCAAATTATTTGGAAACCTTCTATAGGCCCCATCCATTATTTCTGAAATATTACTGTACTTTGCATAATCAACATTTTGAGGAATACCCTCAGGGTAACTATTATACCAAACTTTATCCATTCGACCCTACCTTACAGTTTTATCCACGCCATGATATACCTAGAAAGGGCATTGTGTCCATCTTTGGTACTAATATGCATTGATTAATAGTCTTTAGAGTTAAACCAACATCCCGGTCTTAAAGCTTGTGGCCAACTCGTTAATTCATCCAAGCAAGAGCCTTGTGAAATATTTGTGGAATCAAAGGGAATTTTATGCTTGAAGGAACAATGTGCGCCAGAAATGAGGGTGTCTAATCTGCATTGAGGGGCAGGGTGAGTATGTAAAGTTCTGCCAATCTTAAATAAATCTTTGGCCCTGAGTGAAGGTGCTTTCCAGTAAGGTTTAAATGTGGCGATCATACTCGCAAAATCAAGTGCAGTTTTGGAAACTCTCTGACAGTAAATATTTGCACCACATCTCTTCTCAAGATCTTCCCTAAGTTTCTGAGGATACTTGTCAATTTGTCGTTTATTATCAGCTTCACGAAATATTTTGGGTAAACATTTCGAGGACGCAAAAAAATCGGCCTGTCCCTCTACGCTATCCCAGCCGCGAGTATTATCGTTTCTCATTTTTTTTGGCGCGCCACCCAAATGATGACCAAGTTCATGACACAGAAACATCAACAATACATCTTCAGTTAACATTGAGTGTTCTAGAAAGGGTCTTGAGACGTAGATTATTGGATTGTGTTGATTATCTTTAGTTGTATAAACTTTCGCCCTTGAAGTCCTTTCGTCAATTTTTACATCCAAGTATTTTCCAAAATATAGTTCCACTTCAAGTGACATTCTCGACTTAAAATAGTTCAACGTTTCATAATAAGATTCAGCAGCAGAAATCCCTATATTGTTTTTCAAGGATTGGTTTTGTGCGGGGAAATCAAAGCAATCCACGTATGCTTTAGCAATTAGCGATTGTAAGAAAATAAGATTTAATATAATGTAAATGTAAGTTTTCATACACAATCCTTCGCGTATAAGTTTAAAACAATTATATCTTAATTATATTCTCACAATCTGACAAAAATCAGAATAAATAAGCTTCTTAATCATGTTCATATTCTTCATAAAGGTTTAGATTATTAGTATACAGAATGTCAGACTAAGGAAGGAGGACTCCATGAAAAGAAATCGATTATTTTTAATTGCTGCTTGTCTTATCTCTACTCAGCTTTATGCTAAAGAAATGAATCAAAAGAAATTCCAAATGGATCATATAAATGCTGCCGCTATTTATGTGCCACTAGGTTATGATGCCAACGATAAAATTGAGATTGTCGTTGAGGCCATGCTGCCAAATTTATGTTTTGAAGCACCTGAAACAAAAGTAAAAGTTGAAGGAGATAAAATTGCAATAGATCTTAAAGCTAAGCATTTTATACCTAGAAACATCTATATGAATTGTGCAGAGATGAATGTGCTTATTCCACAGACAGTTGACGTTGGGACGCTTTCTCAAGGTGACTATAAGATTTCATTAAATGAATCTCAAAAGCGACTTCCAAATGAAAATATTATGCAAGATTCTCTTCATGTTGATGAAACTAAAAGTGATGGTATAGATAATAATCTTTATGCCAATGTTGAGTATATAGATAAAATTCCAGGTTCAAGAACAGTTTATTTGAAAGGGAACAACCCATCACCATGTTATGAGCTAGATACAATTGAGTATTTTAACAATGGGAACAATACTTACTCAGTGCTTCCAATACTAAAACAAGTTTCAGAGGTCTGTCCTCAGGTAGTAGAACCATTTAGTTATGAATTTACAGTACCAGAAGATCTTAAAACTGACAGAGTAATGATACATGTTAGAGCTTGGGGTGGGGAGTCCGTCTACACAATTTTTAACAACTTACTCCACCTTTAATAAAAATGGCCAAGGATGATACTCTACGCGTTCTTGGCCATATCAACATACTGCTCCATTACAATTTTTAACTTCCTCTTCATAATGTTCTTAATTTTCTGATTTATTTTGTCAATTAAAAGGGTTTCTGCATGCTGTGTTTAAGATATATTGCTATAGCATTAGTCAGTTTATTTTCTGTAAATATTTATGGTAACAACGGAGAAATTGTAGATATACCTTTGCAAAAGATCTACACACCCCATGGATTAGATACAAGTGAGAAAATTCATATCGTAGTTGAAGCAAAGCTACCTGATTACTGTTTTGATTCAACTATTGAAGTGAAATACGAAGTAAATAGTTATACTAAAGAAATCACTTTTTATGCATATGCACCAATTCCTCAACATGACGATTTTTGCATTCAATCTCAAAAAACTCTTTTAAAAGAAATTGTTATGGGAAACCTTGAGCGTGGTGAGTGGAAAATCATCTTGAACAAAGATACTGAAGATTATTATGAAACGAATATCTTTATCAATGATCAATTATTAAAAAATTCGGGTATATTGAAACTGGCCAATATAACAAGTGTTGATTATGAATATGGTGATAAATTTTTTATTTTAAATGGTATTGCTGAAAGTGACTGTGATGCATTAAATGGGGAACCTATTTTTATTTCCAATGGGAAAAATACATTAACTGTCATCCCTCAAATTTCAAAATCTTCATATTCTATTCCACTCTATTATCCATCAGTTTGTCCTAAAAAACAGATTTCATTTTCACATAAAGTTTATTTTCCTGAGGACTTAGATTTGGAAGAAAAAACTGTTTTACTTCATATTAAATCTTCGGGTAAGAAGTCTTACAATTTTTTAGTAGAACTGCCATAACAAAATGAAACAAAAACAACATGAAAACAAGATTCACTCTAGAGATTTTTTGAAAAGTAGAGGATATTGCTGCAAAAGTGGTTGTGAAAATTGTCCCTATGATGATTTTGAAAAAGGAAATCCAAATGTTCCTTTTGAATTTATACAACAAAATGATCATTCTAATTACATATGTGAACAATACGAAGAAATTGAAAAAGAACTTTTTAAAATGGAAGGAGATCTATAATTCCATCTACTATGGAAGGAAAATAAACTCCCAATGCTAAACCAATTGAAGTAAAACCATTCAATTTATACTGAACATCATAAAGAGTTAATTCATAATTTATTTTTTCAAAATACAATTTTGCATAATACTTTTGCTTAATAAACCAATAAAGTGAGATATCCATTTTATAACCTAAATTTATTCCTGAATATGTCTCGTCAATATTATCTATACCGTTGTAGTATACACCTCCAATACTATAGCTCGCTTCTAAATTTAAATACGGAGTAAATAAGCTCGCAATAAGTCCATAGGAAAGCATCCAGTCAATATTTTGAAAAACATATTTATTCGGATCATCAAATAAAACCCTATATGCATTTCCGGTAAAACTTGGAGCTAGTTTAAACTTGTAATCCCAACGAGAATATAAATTGGGATTATCAACATGAGACATTCCAAAAATTGAAAGTATCTTAGGTAAATCATCTGGATTGCGTTCAATTTCTGAAGTTGCATCGTCAAAGCTGGAAAGTGTTTCTACTCCTGTATACATCGAGTTCGATATAGTCACACTATTTGGAATAAAGAAAATATTTTCGTCAAATATCTTTTTAAAAAAACTTCTGCCATTTTTAGATGTCTTAATTCGAACGGGAGTTTGCTTTAACTTCATTCTCTTCAATTTAAAAGCATCATATTTTTTTGCTTTTAAATAAGTCTTTCCTTTTTTTTCCAAAACTGAAAATGAAAGAATATGAGTGGCCTTATACTTTTCTCCTAACTCTATAAGTGTACTTTTACTAATTTCATTTGGTGTCCAGTCTCTTTTTCCATCGATGCCAAATCGCATGAAATCTTTCCAAATACGATCATCAATTTTCACTTCTGAGTCCATTCCTAGATATTGCTTATTTTTCTTGATCCAATTTTGAATATTTCTTCTCATCATAGGGCCAACTGATTCAGAATACGGAAGTGCTATGTAGATGTTTTTTGAATTATTTTTTCTGGATTTCCCTCTAGATAGACGACTAAAAACATCATCTTCACATTTATACATACCATCCCATACAAAATCACTCACTAACAAAGCACCTGATAAAATGGGTGATGCTAATGCTAAGTAGAGATCAGGTAAAATAGACTCCGTCCAATTCAACTTACATTTATAATTAATATTTTGCTCTTTTTCATTTTCCCAAGAAAATTTAAACCGATGGTCATTTTTCGAAGATAACTTATAAAAAAAAGGAGTTGTTCCTATATCAATCTGTCCCTTTTGAACCTTGGCCATTCTAGGATAAGAGTCAACGATAATTTTTTGATCCTTATTTAACATTAGCCCACAAGATGACAATGAAATTGAAAAAAATAAAATTGATGGCCAACGAAGCAAAGCACAATCTCCCTTTAAAGTTCATTAAAACTTTTCCATGAAAAAGAATAGCTGGCCAGAAAGAATTTTCTCTATAAAATTTAATTTTATTCTTAAACGGTATGTTTTTTTATGAGTTTTACAACTTCTCTTTTGCTTAGTTTTTGATTGAGGGAACTCACAATATGAACCATATCATCCCCCTTAAGGCCCATTCTTTTCGCTTTTTTTATGGCCTCTATTATCATTGAATCATTTGCATGAACTTTCTTTTCACTAGTTAATTTTTGAAAAATGTCTTTAATCATAGCTCTACCCTAATTTGAAGTTTGTTTAGTTATAAAACCTTGTTCAACACCATGCCCAACTCTGACAAGTAATGATATTACAAATAATCCTGCGGCCCAAATTGAAACAGTAACACCTACTTCTAATAAAGTCGGAGTATACTCTACAACCTCACCAAGGGGAGAAGGAATAAATCCTGGAACCACTAAACCCATCCCCTTTTCTATCCATATCGCAACAAAAAGAAGTATGCAAGAAGGGTACAAAAAGATCGCTTTATTTCTAAATTTTGGAATACATAGAATAATCGTCGCAAGTACGTTTAAAAATATAGACGTCCATAGCCAAGGTACTAAAGTACTGTGTTCTCCAAGTCCAAAGAATAGGTATACTGCACTTAGACTGTGTTCTGTTACATTGTAGAATTCTTTGAATACTTCAGAAAAAAGCATGATTATATTAATTATTGCTGCAACTGTTACTATTTGAGATAACTTTTTAATTACATTATGAGCAACAATGAAAGGACTAAAGCGATCAACAAGACCAAGTAAAACAACAATGAAAGCTGGCCCTGCTGCAAAGGCAGATGCCAAGAACCTAGGGCCCATTAGAGAATTGTTCCAAAATGGTTTTGCTGAAAGGCCAGCATAAAGAAACGCTGTGACAAGATGAATCATAAACGCCCAAAAAATACTAATTAAAATAAAAGGTAAATACACTTTTTTACTTGGTATCTTACGATTATACCGAGAATATAAAATATAAAATGGTATAAAAAAGTTAATAGCTAAATAGACATTTAATACGATTACATCCCAAGTTAATAAAGATTGTGGCCAGTTAAAAACTCCGATCATAGGAATTAAATGCCAAAGTCTATGTGGGCCACCCATGTCAGCAGTTACAAAAAGTAGGCACATAAAGAGCGCACCAACAGCAACACCCTCTCCGACTAAAACAATATTATAAAAATCATAGT
Proteins encoded:
- a CDS encoding response regulator encodes the protein MNSLLKITKDNIQRPLAKKLLVRILLVSSFVTLILTSFQLSKDYLDDYNFLLHKLSEIESSNISSLAQSVWVLNKEQIKIQLEGLLKIPDIEYLELKIDIGEVYKTGNTDNISNKLERIYKIKNNIDGQEITLGQLKVVASKDTMMDRLREKSIIILLSQTTKTFFVSFFILLIFYQLIGRHLSTISNFASSINLDSLGEELSLKRKSNKNETDELDHIVDSLNSMRTRLKEDFQKKIEYQKALIETDKKILTISNNIPGLVFQFKVSENKITITHISTGGQNIYQVDEDLFLNNPAKLLALLQLENVYEISQSVFHDEIEKEILKEVKIVINNKTLWGQLNINVFKEVDGVILWTGVLIDKTNIKIQEQKSRELEEKLNQTQKMEALGTLAGGIAHDFNNILQGIFNALSLIDSEHLQEEEKESIRNIESFSLRGKELIKKILIFSRKDVAEEKVIDLQRTIEESLHMVRATIPSYHNIEFSGFENSLKVLASNIQINQIILNICINASHALDENGTITLNLDQRKLKDGDFAVLTISDNGHGMTKDIRNRIFEPFFTTKQSGQGSGMGMSVVHGIIQNLGGRISVSSEINKGTTFTILLPLTNKEILKEDESQFDNIEKNFESKRIVLIDDEKESLSLCAKVLEKNGFKVEKFDQPLKALDYIKNQNIDQISLILTDLTMPQMTGLELAKQLKLHGINIPIILMTGYMDESISDMSIFSGTILKPFSRREIIEQIGRVI
- a CDS encoding GatB/YqeY domain-containing protein gives rise to the protein MLEQINQEIKNAMKAKASDKLSALRYLKSMLMENSTSKSPRPEMDVIISHVKKLKDSLENYPKESDQYQKLVQEIMYVEVYLPQQLSEQEVVKFITDIITKLDNPNMGGVMKELSPLIKGKFDGKKATELVLKELA
- a CDS encoding AMP-binding protein → MDKVWYNSYPEGIPQNVDYAKYSNISEIMDGAYRRFPNNLAFSCMGKHITYNELKYYTLKFSSYLQNELGLQKGDRVAIMMPNILQYPIALFGILQAGMVVVNVNPLYTPRELEHQLNDSGAETIIIFENAAHTLDEIIDKTSVKNVIITAIGDMLNFPKSVIVNSVIKYVKKMVPSWKLPNAVNFNKALKIGNAETVSRPEITPNDIAFLQYTGGTTGVSKGAILTHSNIVANVIQAKTWISPAVEEGKEIIITPLPLYHIFSLTANCLIFSSLGSLNVLITNPRDISGFVKELSKWEFTCLTGVNTLFNGLVNNEDFKSLNFSRLKLALGGGMAVQQSVAEKWKKITGTTLVEAYGLTETSPAACMNRMDLKDYNGYIGLPICSTDVVILDDDENELPIGEVGEITISGPQVMKGYWNRPDETEKVMTKDGKFKTGDMGYMTPEGYVKLVDRKKDMILVSGFNVYPNEIEDVITEHEKVFECAAVGVPDDKSGEVVKIFVVKKDPSLSESELMKFCRENLTGYKIPKFIEFKNDLPKSNVGKILRKELRALSA
- the nrfD gene encoding polysulfide reductase NrfD translates to MESGSKNLINFLSECLKFSFKGNLYYRLWLSFLVILMGMGFYLYLVQLDKGLIVTGMTDYVSWGLYISNFTFLVGLAAAAVMIVIPAYLLSDYDFYNIVLVGEGVAVGALFMCLLFVTADMGGPHRLWHLIPMIGVFNWPQSLLTWDVIVLNVYLAINFFIPFYILYSRYNRKIPSKKVYLPFILISIFWAFMIHLVTAFLYAGLSAKPFWNNSLMGPRFLASAFAAGPAFIVVLLGLVDRFSPFIVAHNVIKKLSQIVTVAAIINIIMLFSEVFKEFYNVTEHSLSAVYLFFGLGEHSTLVPWLWTSIFLNVLATIILCIPKFRNKAIFLYPSCILLFVAIWIEKGMGLVVPGFIPSPLGEVVEYTPTLLEVGVTVSIWAAGLFVISLLVRVGHGVEQGFITKQTSN